The Glycine soja cultivar W05 chromosome 3, ASM419377v2, whole genome shotgun sequence genome window below encodes:
- the LOC114404901 gene encoding protein MAIN-LIKE 1-like, whose amino-acid sequence MVRTRGLGRALGHITDRGVGRGDRDDSDDAPQRRRPTASARRQRVPVIATHDESVVPAPDVDADIFLDDSMAPADVEDIVADILANTGAHVAEDEHEGFLGGSSDPSVLTQYTDHVACSIWTRKERLELKLFSHGRKVHSLGRPVPAIEGLVVGTRLSPLIACSVDTGDRGLLSSFVKRWHRETSSFHLLVGELTITLDNVSSLLHLLVVGDLHAFQPLHVDDAIQMLVDLLMVSTEAVRAKTRQCRGPYIYERRCQALRDLSQTGRYAWGVAALVHMYDQLNDASISSNRQLGGYITLLQCWIYEHFPSIAESTTDQDYDEDSPRACRWNATKKTVKSIRTPAYRERLDRLRILDVYWISYGEHRPVRDFHLISCYSGLLRWGPVVVYYRPERVVREFGYTQTIPAPPIDSWVSYDDIHDRWMHYLDHMVPTGEVCVVSSQCASDYMDWFFCISHPFMTPCHALDPLPDGHALQPRVVPQALQIDIPHVLEPRTPSTSTRPAVEEPRHAVDVCHGIAERLERHLSLGVVMPGSLTHEVIEECLMMARSVTQDQLVYVRSRRRRRTDQA is encoded by the exons atggttagaaccAGAGGATTAGGTCGTGCCTTAGGTCACATTACTGACAGAGGTGTGGGCAGAGGAGATCGTGATGATTCCGATGATGCTCCGCAGCGTCGACGACCTACCGCATCCGCACGGAGGCAGCGAGTACCTGTGATTGCTACGCACGATGAGTCAGTGGTCCCTGCGCCAGATGTAGATGCTGACATATTTCTGGATGACTCAATGGCACCAGCAGATGTAGAGGACATTGTGGCAGACATTCTTGCGAACACAGGCGCACATGTTGCTGAGGATGAGCATGAGGGATTTCTGGGTGGTTCGAGCGACCCATCCGTGCTGACCCAGTATACGGATCACGTTGCTTGCAGCATATGGACGAGGAAg gaacGTCTTGAGTTGAAGTTATTCTCTCACGGGAGGAAGGTCCATAGTTTAGGCAGGCCTGTCCCTGCCATTGAGGGACTAGTTGTTGGGACACGACTAAGTCCTCTGATCGCGTGTTCGGTAGACACTGGCGATCGGGGACTTTTGTCCTCGTTTGTTAAGCGGTGGCACCGGGAGACGTCTAGTTTCCATCTCCTTGTGGGAGAGCTCACGATCACACTAGACAACGTCTCCTCGCTTCTGCATCTGCTCGTGGTTGGCGACTTGCACGCCTTTCAGCCCTTGCACGTGGATGATGCAATTCAGATGCTGGTGGACTTATTGATGGTCTCTACAGAGGCTGTCAGGGCTAAGACAAGGCAGTGTCGTGGACCATACATATACGAGCGCCGATGCCAG GCCCTTCGTGACCTCAGTCAGACTGGGAGGTACGCCTGGGGAGTGGCTGCTCTGGTGCATATGTACGACCAGCTGAACGATGCCTCTATCAGCAGCAACCGACAGCTTGGCGGTTACATCACACTGCTGCAG TGCTGGATTTACGAGCACTTTCCCTCAATCGCGGAGTCCACTACTGATCAGGACTACGACGAGGATTCCCCGCGTGCCTGTAGGTGGAATGCGACAAAGAAGACCGTGAAGAGCATACGTACACCGGCGTATAGGGAGCGCCTGGACCGACTCCGGATTCTGGATGTCTATTGGATCTCGTATGGGGAGCACCGACCGGTCCGggacttccatttgatttcatgCTATTCTGGTCTCCTGCGCTGGGGACCTGTTGTTGTTTATTACCGACCAGAGAGGGTCGTGCGGGAGTTTGGATACACCCAAACCATTCCTGCTCCGCCTATCGATTCATGGGTGTCGTATGATGATATACACGATAGGTGGATGCACTACTTGGATCATATGGTTCCAACAGGTGAGGTGTGCGTTGTGTCAAGTCAGTGTGCCAGCGACTACATGGACTGGTTCTTCTGCATTTCCCATCCTTTCATGACACCATGCCACGCATTAGATCCTCTGCCAGATGGTCATGCCCTGCAGCCCCGAGTCGTCCCTCAGGCCCTACAGATAGATATCCCTCACGTGCTAGAGCCAAGAACACCGTCGACATCTACGAGGCCTGCTGTGGAGGAGcctagacatgcagtg GACGTTTGCCATGGAATTGCTGAGAGGTTGGAGCGTCATCTGAGCCTAGGGGTGGTCATGCCAGGCTCATTGACACATGAGGTGATCGAAGAATGCCTCATGATGGCCAGGAGTGTCACACAGGACCAGCTAGTATATGTTAGGTCTCGACGCAGGCGGCGCACGGATCAAGCGtag